A region of Leifsonia xyli DNA encodes the following proteins:
- a CDS encoding 2-oxoisovalerate dehydrogenase produces MTSLSMAKAINAGLRRSLAADDHVVLMGEDIGTLGGVFRVTDGLQTEFGPRRVMDSPLAESGILGTAVGMAYRGYRPVVEIQFDGFIYPAFDQIVNQVARMHYRTGGNVRMPIVIRVPFAGGIGSAEHHSDSPEAYFAHTAGLRVVSPSDPQDAFTLIQQAIASDDPVLFFEPKRRYHAKGEVDEDAPLADARPMGTARVVTQGTDVTLVTYGGLVQLARDAAVAASDEGVSVEVIDLRSLSPLDLDTVVASVKRTGRLVVTHEAALSGGLAAEISASITERCFYHLEHAPVRITGHDIPYPPARLESAHLPDLDRILDGIDRAMDRPNSLSGVED; encoded by the coding sequence ATGACCTCTCTCAGCATGGCCAAGGCGATCAACGCCGGCCTCCGCCGCTCGCTCGCCGCCGACGACCACGTCGTCCTGATGGGCGAGGACATCGGAACCCTCGGCGGCGTGTTCCGCGTCACCGACGGCCTGCAGACCGAGTTCGGCCCGCGCCGGGTGATGGACTCGCCGCTCGCCGAGTCCGGCATCCTCGGCACGGCGGTCGGGATGGCGTACCGCGGCTACCGGCCGGTGGTCGAGATCCAGTTCGACGGCTTCATCTACCCGGCCTTCGACCAGATCGTGAACCAGGTCGCGCGCATGCACTACCGGACCGGCGGCAACGTCCGGATGCCGATCGTCATCCGCGTCCCCTTCGCCGGCGGCATCGGCTCGGCCGAGCATCACTCCGACTCGCCCGAAGCGTACTTCGCCCACACGGCCGGCCTGCGCGTCGTCAGCCCGTCGGACCCGCAGGACGCCTTCACGCTCATCCAGCAGGCCATCGCCTCCGACGACCCGGTGCTGTTCTTCGAGCCGAAGCGCCGCTACCACGCCAAAGGCGAGGTGGATGAGGACGCCCCGCTCGCGGACGCCCGCCCGATGGGCACCGCACGCGTCGTGACGCAGGGCACCGATGTGACCCTGGTGACCTACGGCGGCCTGGTGCAGTTGGCGCGAGATGCCGCGGTCGCGGCGTCCGACGAGGGCGTCTCGGTCGAGGTCATCGACCTGCGCTCGCTGTCGCCGCTCGACCTGGACACGGTGGTCGCGTCGGTGAAGCGCACCGGCCGCCTCGTCGTCACCCACGAGGCCGCGCTGTCCGGCGGACTGGCGGCGGAGATCTCGGCGTCGATCACCGAGCGCTGCTTCTACCACCTGGAGCACGCGCCGGTCCGGATCACCGGCCACGACATCCCGTACCCGCCCGCACGCCTGGAGTCGGCTCACCTGCCCGACCTGGACCGCATCCTCGACGGCATCGACCGCGCGATGGACCGGCCGAACTCGCTGAGCGGGGTGGAGGACTGA
- a CDS encoding 2,3,4,5-tetrahydropyridine-2,6-dicarboxylate N-succinyltransferase translates to MPSDVPDSSAAPRSAWGYGLATVAADGTVLDTWYPSPRLGTLPAGRDRWIAPAEFEELAGEDPRRAVRIDIVTVEIDLDAPPASTPDAYLRLHLLSHLLVQPNGLSLDGIFAHLPNVAWTNAGPVNPADLDRLRPRLQRAGIQVSGVDKFPRLLDYVTPDRVRIADASRVRLGAHLAPGTTVMHEGFVNFNAGTLGSSMVEGRISQGVVVGDGSDIGGGASIMGTLSGGGTHRVSIGERALLGANSGIGISIGDDSVVEAGLYVTAGTKVVLVGEAPTADGRPQTVKAAELSGQPGLLFRRNSLTGAVEVLRRAGVGVELNAALHA, encoded by the coding sequence ATGCCTTCAGACGTGCCTGACAGTTCCGCCGCGCCCCGCTCCGCCTGGGGCTACGGCCTCGCCACCGTCGCGGCCGACGGCACGGTGCTCGACACCTGGTACCCGTCGCCCCGGCTCGGGACGCTGCCCGCCGGCCGCGACCGCTGGATCGCCCCGGCCGAGTTCGAGGAGCTCGCGGGCGAGGACCCGCGCCGCGCCGTCCGCATCGACATCGTCACGGTCGAGATCGACCTGGATGCGCCTCCTGCCTCGACGCCGGACGCCTACCTGCGCCTTCACCTGCTCTCGCACCTGCTCGTGCAGCCCAACGGGCTGTCACTGGATGGCATCTTCGCCCACCTGCCGAACGTGGCGTGGACCAACGCGGGCCCGGTCAATCCCGCCGACCTCGACCGGCTGCGTCCGCGGCTGCAGCGGGCGGGCATCCAGGTCTCGGGCGTGGACAAGTTCCCGCGGCTGCTCGACTACGTCACGCCGGACCGCGTCCGCATCGCCGACGCCTCCCGCGTCCGCCTGGGCGCGCACCTCGCGCCGGGCACGACGGTCATGCACGAGGGCTTCGTGAACTTCAACGCCGGGACGCTGGGCTCGTCGATGGTCGAGGGCCGCATCTCGCAGGGCGTCGTCGTGGGCGACGGGTCGGACATCGGCGGCGGCGCATCCATCATGGGGACCCTGTCGGGCGGCGGGACGCACCGCGTCTCGATCGGCGAGCGCGCGCTGCTCGGCGCGAACTCGGGCATCGGCATCTCGATCGGCGACGACTCGGTCGTCGAGGCCGGCCTGTATGTGACCGCAGGGACCAAGGTCGTGCTCGTCGGCGAGGCGCCGACCGCCGACGGGCGCCCGCAGACGGTCAAGGCGGCCGAGCTCTCTGGTCAGCCGGGGCTGCTGTTCCGCCGCAACTCGCTGACCGGCGCCGTCGAGGTGCTGCGCCGCGCGGGCGTCGGCGTGGAGCTGAACGCCGCGCTGCACGCGTAG
- a CDS encoding succinyl-diaminopimelate desuccinylase (catalyzes the formation of succinate and diaminoheptanedioate from succinyldiaminoheptanedioate) — MQNDSLTLDLSATSIDLTRQLCDIESVSGNEGSLADAIEASLAGLPHLEVIRDGDAIVARTNLGRERRALIAGHIDTVPLNGNLPTRFETQDGIRYLWGRGTVDMKAGVAVQLKLAAELTDPAVDVTWMWYDHEEVNAELNGLGRLARNRPDLFVGDFGILGEPSNGVVEGGCNGNLRVEVRTYGLRAHSARGWVGDNAIHKAAPILDILAGYEAREVEVDGLVYKEGLNAVGISGGVAGNIIPDECMVHINYRFAPSRSSQEAIEHMHELFGDYEITVVDRADGARPGLDAPLAQEFVAAVGGVAKPKYGWTDVARFSALGIPAVNYGPGDPLKAHADDERVDVEQIVAVEEGLRAWLTGAGAR, encoded by the coding sequence GTGCAGAACGACAGCCTCACCCTCGACCTCAGCGCCACGTCCATCGATCTGACCCGCCAGCTGTGCGACATCGAGTCCGTCTCGGGCAACGAGGGCTCCCTCGCCGACGCCATCGAGGCGTCGCTGGCGGGTCTGCCGCACCTCGAGGTGATCCGCGACGGCGATGCGATCGTCGCCCGCACGAACCTCGGCCGGGAGCGCCGCGCGCTGATCGCCGGGCACATCGACACGGTGCCGCTCAACGGCAACCTGCCGACGCGCTTCGAGACGCAGGACGGCATCCGCTACCTCTGGGGCCGCGGCACGGTGGACATGAAGGCCGGCGTCGCGGTCCAGCTGAAGCTCGCCGCCGAGCTCACCGACCCCGCCGTCGACGTGACGTGGATGTGGTACGACCACGAGGAGGTCAACGCCGAGCTGAACGGCCTCGGCCGCCTCGCCCGCAACCGGCCCGACCTGTTCGTCGGCGACTTCGGCATCCTGGGCGAGCCGAGCAACGGCGTCGTGGAGGGCGGCTGCAACGGCAACCTGCGCGTCGAGGTCCGCACCTACGGCCTGCGCGCGCACTCGGCCCGCGGCTGGGTCGGCGACAACGCCATCCACAAGGCCGCGCCGATCCTGGACATCCTGGCGGGCTACGAGGCGCGCGAGGTGGAGGTCGACGGCCTCGTCTACAAGGAGGGTCTGAACGCGGTCGGCATCTCCGGCGGTGTCGCGGGCAACATCATCCCCGACGAGTGCATGGTGCACATCAACTACCGGTTCGCGCCGTCGCGCAGCTCGCAGGAGGCGATCGAGCACATGCACGAGCTGTTCGGCGACTACGAGATCACGGTGGTCGACCGCGCCGACGGCGCCCGTCCGGGGCTGGATGCGCCGCTCGCGCAGGAGTTCGTCGCCGCGGTCGGCGGCGTGGCCAAGCCGAAGTACGGATGGACCGACGTGGCCCGCTTCAGCGCTCTGGGCATCCCGGCGGTCAACTACGGCCCCGGCGACCCGCTGAAGGCGCACGCCGACGACGAGCGTGTGGACGTGGAGCAGATCGTGGCGGTCGAGGAGGGGCTGCGTGCCTGGCTCACGGGTGCAGGCGCCCGCTGA